Within the Oryctolagus cuniculus chromosome 19, mOryCun1.1, whole genome shotgun sequence genome, the region AGTTCCCCAGCACCTACCACTTCATGGCCTGCCTtggctgcctcctgcttcctcaggcacaccCAGTGAAGCCACGTCTTTGTGCCCCAGTGCAGCCACCAGGAGCCACCCTTCATGGGGCCCCCAGCACGGTCCTCAGCAGCCTCCCTATGATTGCCCCAGGATTCTTCCTACTTCTTCTTGGGCTCCCCTGTGGTTATCTGAGCCCTctgtgcagcccccaggccccaccacACGGTCCCCAGGCCCCACCAGCTCCTTCCCTGGGCACTCCCACTGCCACTGCATCACTAGGTCACCACATGGATCCTAgcagctgcctcctccttcctcgcCCCCCCCCCATCAGCCGAGTTTTAGGACCCCCCATTCTCCCAGAAGTCGCTGAGTCTTTGCGGTTCTCGCAGTCCCTAGCAGTCATTGCCTCAGTCCTCTGTCACTCCTGCTGTCCCTGTATCATGTCTGAACTTGGAAATGAGGCTCTACAAAGGGGGGCTCAACTAATTCTCTTGTTGTCAAAGTGTGGAGGGTGGGCAAGTGGTCCTTGCTGCAGGACTGTTGAATGTGCAGAGGGGGAACATGGGTGTGGCATGACATTAGAAATTTCCCCTGTGAGTCACCTTTAAGAGCATGGCTCTGGGCAGGAATGACTTCCAACATGTTGTTTGCCAAAGAAAACCCTGGGCAGGAAAACGGAAAGCATGGGCACGAGTTAAGGTGCCAGGTGACTTCTTCCCAGACATGTGGGTCCTGAGTTCTTTGGGGCACACAGGAAGACAGCTCAATGGGAGAGGCCACCTCGGTCTGCAATGCAGGCTCCTCAGTTCAGATCTAGGAGCTCTAAGTGTCGCAGGAGTTTCTCATCCAGGGACCTGGGAACTTGGGCTTGGAGAAAGAAACTCAGGGTGAGAAGAATTCCCAGGGTAGAGAGCCACCTGAGCACAGAATGCAGGCAATAATCAAAGGCAGAATAATGTGGCAGGAGGACAAAGAATATCATCCAACGTGGGCCCTGCATCTTacaaccagcatcccacaccaatCGCTTTGAACCGGCTCAGAGACCTGGggaatctaaaagaaaaatgagtatgTAGAAGATCAGGGGTTTTCCAAACACCAGAGGAGCAGTCGGCCTTACTCACCTTTCCCATGGAGCTGAGTCCCTCCACGTCACGGCACCAACGATGCTGCAGGAAGTTCAagtccattctctctctcacataatCCCAACACAGATCATGAGGGTGGGGGAGAAAAAGCAAAAGTAGGTTTTTGTGAGAAAATCACACCCCTGCCAGCCAGAAGGGGGACTAAGGGAGGGGTCCAATAAAGCCTGCGTAGAGGAAGTTTAACTAGGGAGTGATGTTCATGGATCAATTCTAAACAAAATTGAACACCATGTTCTTCTATCTTAGGAAAAGGTATGACCCCTAACCAGGCAAACATGTTTCCTTATGGCCATCTGAAAAATGCAACAatatcttccctctctgcctgtagTTTCTCTTACTGCCTAtcacctgccctcctcccagaCACGAGTCCCTGACTACCTTTCATTGCTTCTTCCTCAGGGAAGGGCCCCTCCTCGGGGGCATTTCCCAAGAGGCTACTAAGAGGCCACTTTCCTCTCTGCACTCAAGGGCTTTCCTCTGGGGCTGGGAGGACACAACACAGCCAGCTGAAGCATTGGATGATCCTCCTGCCAATCCCCAGGCGACCCTTGCCCTTTCTGGCCTGCGTGTCTgaggtccctgcctcctcctcctgctgctgcattcCTGGGATGCTCTGTTCCTCTGGGGCACCCTGGGAGCCGCTCCTGACTTCTAGTTCAGCCTCACTGCTGTTGGTGCTCAGTGTggtggagagagaggacagagcatCCTGGCTGAGGACTGCACAGGCAGCGGGGCTCCTTGTCCACACGGCCCATTGGGACCTGTCTGTCCTGCAGGACTCACTGCTGCTCACActgggagtcccatggcaaggAGTCTGCCCCGACTGGCCTTCTGCAAGCACCAGTGGTTGGGAGCTGAGAGCAGCACACTCACgggctctgctgttgcagcctgaGTGTCCCTGGAGGCACTGGAGAGCGGGACAGCTCTGAGCACCGGGGATGGCCTGAGGCATGGGCTTCCCTTTGCTGTGATCCCACTGAAGTCCTGGGCACAAGGCActggctgggagcctgggtggcagggagcctgctTGATGGCCCAGCTGGAATCCCAGGTCCTCAAGGGAGCTTAGAGCTTCAGGACCCTGAGGAGGTACTGCAGGCTCCACTTGGCTCTGCCCATGTATTTCTGGGATGCTGAAGCCCTGCTGTTGGGAGATCCCCCAGCGTGGCACAGGGGGCAAGGGGTCATCCCATTCATGAAGCCACAGTGGAGGGCAGAGGCCCCATGGGAATTCCCATCCTTCCTGCTCCTgtggaagaaacagaaactcgtcactggttccagctgctccatgtcctgcATGAAGCCATGGGTGGCCCATGATGTCTGCCACTGTGGGCCTGGCCTCAGGGTCCCGGGTCAGTAAGCTGTCCACCAGGTTACACAGCTCTGGGTTTCCATAGTGGGGGATTCTGTAGTAtccagacaggatggctgcccGCAGCTCCACACAATCCTCTCCAACAAAAGGCAGTGAGCCTGCCACCATGGCGTACAGGATCACGCCCACACTCCAGGCATCAGCCTTGTACCCGCAGAACTCCTCACCTAACAATTCCTCGGGCGCACAGTAGGCAAAGGTCCCGCACAGATTCTTCAGGCGCTCTCCACCAGCCAGTTTGCAGCTGAGACCGAAATCGCTCAACTTAATGTTTAGGTGGGCGTCGAGAAGCAGGTTTTCTAACTTTAAATCCCTGTGCACCACGTGCTGCGAATGGCAGTAATGCACAGCGGATAGAATTTGTTTAAATAGCTGGCGAATCTCTCCATCCAGTAGGTACCCTCGTTCTACCATGTAACATCTAAGGTCCCCCCTGACTGCGCACTCCATGAAAATGTAGCCCCTCTCTGTGGTGTGTCTGACCTGCAGTAGTTGAATGATGTGAGGGTGATGCAGCCCCttcattatttctgcttctgTGCACAACTGCTGGAAGCTGCAGGAGTGCTGGCCACCATTCTCCACAACCTTCACAGCCACCTGGGTCCTGCTTTCCCAATGATAGGCCAGGATCACCAGCCCAAAACCGCCCTGGCCGAGGACCCTGAGGACCTGGTACCCATCCAGGACCTCCTCCTCACTGGTGAAGGCGGTGAGGCCTTCCATGGTgggatccccaccccacccccccacccccccaccctgcaCTCTGACACTGGGAACACTTACTAGTCACCTAAAGTAACAACAAAAACtgggaaacaaacagaaatcaaacaagCTAAATGGtaaccaaaattaacaactcaatATGCTAATATTTCTACTAGAGAATGCTAACTCTATGAACTATGGTATACTAATCACTAACACTGtatcaaaattaagaattaaaagttataaaacacACAGAATACTAAAAATGGTGAAGGAAAGCAACACCAACTATGGTAACTATGGTAACAATGCTAATCAATAAGTCTTATAACAGTCTTATCTAAATCACaggattaaaaaatgagaaaatagacaacgGAGGAAACACAAGAAGGACAAATGAACAGAGCATCAAGTACATTTAGCctgtgaaagaaaaaacaaaaaattaataaataaatatttaaagaaaatacacaagcacacaatgtaaaaatgggagggggagagaaattgaaaaaatagcaaaaaaagaaaactgaatagaAGAAATACTAAAAGAACCACTACGGTATAGAGAACTAATAGACGACACAAAACAACACCACAAATGACAGGACAAGGGAAAACCAGTGATGTCGTCCAATCCTTCAGGCAGTCTCCACAGAGCTTCCTGGGCCAACTGACCAGAACCGAGCCCAAGCAGGGAACTGTTAAGGCAGTtggaatgacatcacaatggcccccctgagggcagagcaggctctAGACCAATCACAGCTGGGGACACACCAGGCTGGTTTTCTCAAGAAACTTTCTACTTGGTTAAAGAGAAAGGACCCCAAAAGCTTTTGGCTTAAGTTGGTGGTAGAGATCGGTATTTAGGATTTGATACATTAGCACAGTCCTCTTCAGGCGTTTTCTATTGTTTCAATACACGTATAGAAGCACTGATCCTCCCAGTCTCTATTtccacccccattcccaccccctttttcatttcctcttggtTCCTGTCCATTAAAGACGTCCAGTAAGAGGAGTCAACTGCTCATCTTAGCCCAGGCAGGCTCAGCTCACTGTCCCAAAAGATTTCCAAGCTCTGCCATGGCTTGAACAGATTGTGGCTCCCTCACTCATGTATACGTtcactcacacacatatgtacttgtatgttcaaaaacaaaactagaggcATAAAGGTGTCCCTTTAGAGGAATTGAGCATTTGCAAACTGAGTTCTGGTGGTGCTGCCCACCATCAGCCCACTGCTCTGTTTGTCTTCTGAAGGTGAAACACTCAGAGCACACATGGAGAGAATAGAAACAATGTTACTGGAGATGCTGCACAAGCAAGCCAGGCTCCCTTCCCCATAGAACAGCAGGttacagcctcagcctcagcctcactcaGCTCCTGTCTTCCTCCTGAGGGAGGATTCCTGGGGATGGTAACGGACCTATTGTCGctcctccaggctcctgagttcttGCAATGCAGACTGTGAAATGTATATATGATATCTTCAAAATTAAAGTGGTGTTGTTcccactcttgctctctccatccccttctctccccttccctccgtTTCTCCCCGCTGAAAGTATGTCTTTCAGATAGActaattacatttttaagcttttgttaatatttaattatttatttatttttaaagattttatttatttgagaggtagcgttacagacagtgagaaggaaagacagacagagaggccttccatccactggttcaccccccaaatgactgcaatggccagagccatgctgatcaggagccaggggctccctcccggtcccccacgcgggtgcttccactgccctcccgggccacagcagagagccggatcggaagtggagcaacgagAACTGGAACTctcgtccacatgggatgccagcaccacaggtagaggcccAGCCCAGTGTGCCTgctccaagattttatttatttaaaattgagaGGCAGCGTTAGAGACACCcgcacagagatcttccatccactgcttcactccccagaccgCCACggtggccagaactgggtggatccggagccaggagccaggcgcttcctcacCGCTCCCAGGCCGAtgggggaggagcagccaggactccaggcagAGGCTCCGCCCACTCCACCACCGCCTGACTTCTTTCCAGGTCCTTCTGCGGTACCGCGGATATCAACCGAGAAAGCCACCCAAACAGGTCAGTCCCATACAGCGTTTGGCAGGAAGGGATCCGGGCAGGCACCgcggcacagcaggtgaggctgcctctCGGACGCCCTCACCCACGTGCCCggcctgagtcccggctgctcggctctgaggcagcttcctgctaatgcacctggggtgCTCCCAGGCACGGTCACGCAGGAGACTCAGAcgagcccctggctccagcctggcccagctccacacaCATCCGGGAAGGGCACCAGCGGGCGGAAGGTCCGTTGCTCTGCTTCTGTGCCACGGCATCAGCAGGCAGGTGGAGCAGGGAGGTGCTATGGGGTCAACAGAACAGGGAGCCCCCCCGCAGAGCAGTGCAGTGAGCCTGAGGAGGCCAGCAGGGAGCCCCCCAGAGCAGTGCAGGGTACAGGGAGCATGAGGGGGCTGGCAGGATGCAGGGAGCTCCCCAGAGCTatgcagggtgcagggagccccCCACAGCAGTGCAGAGTGCAGGGAGCCCGAGGGGGCTGTCAGGGCGCAGGGAGCCCCCCAGAGCTatgcagggtgcagggagcacAAGGGGGGCTGGAAGGGCACAGGGAGCCCCCCAGAGCAGTGCAGGTCACAGGAAGCCCAAGTGGGGCTGGCAGGATGCAGGGAGCCCCCTAGAGCAGTGGAGGGCCCAGCACCGCAGAGGGTTCAAGGGCAGCAGAGCCCTTCCTCAAGGCTGCCTGTCCCAA harbors:
- the LOC127491472 gene encoding serine/threonine-protein kinase MARK2-like — protein: MEGLTAFTSEEEVLDGYQVLRVLGQGGFGLVILAYHWESRTQVAVKVVENGGQHSCSFQQLCTEAEIMKGLHHPHIIQLLQVRHTTERGYIFMECAVRGDLRCYMVERGYLLDGEIRQLFKQILSAVHYCHSQHVVHRDLKLENLLLDAHLNIKLSDFGLSCKLAGGERLKNLCGTFAYCAPEELLGEEFCGYKADAWSVGVILYAMVAGSLPFVGEDCVELRAAILSGYYRIPHYGNPELCNLVDSLLTRDPEARPTVADIMGHPWLHAGHGAAGTSDEFLFLPQEQEGWEFPWGLCPPLWLHEWDDPLPPVPRWGISQQQGFSIPEIHGQSQVEPAVPPQGPEALSSLEDLGFQLGHQAGSLPPRLPASALCPGLQWDHSKGKPMPQAIPGAQSCPALQCLQGHSGCNSRARECAALSSQPLVLAEGQSGQTPCHGTPSVSSSESCRTDRSQWAVWTRSPAACAVLSQDALSSLSTTLSTNSSEAELEVRSGSQGAPEEQSIPGMQQQEEEAGTSDTQARKGKGRLGIGRRIIQCFSWLCCVLPAPEESP